In Pseudomonas fluorescens NCIMB 11764, a single window of DNA contains:
- a CDS encoding cobalamin-binding protein, translating into MRRIGLAVLLLAVSGMASAIERVVSLAPSLSEIVVELGSADLLVGVLDAGDRPAELKDLPSVGRYGQLDMERLLSLKPDLLLLWPGSVGPAQREQLKRLNIPTYVADPHNLEQLTAQIEAIALQLGRPERGVSLASDLRQRLDALRQRYRRDEPLRVFYQVWDRPLYTVGGGQIISDALEVCGARNVFADLTLPAPQVSVEAVLQRNPEVILASDQAQLEAWKAWPQVAAVAQDQLRLVLDKGLERPSGQMIEATAKLCHIIAPDR; encoded by the coding sequence ATGCGCCGCATCGGGCTGGCGGTTCTGCTGCTGGCCGTCAGCGGCATGGCCTCTGCTATCGAACGCGTCGTCAGTCTCGCGCCGTCTCTGTCTGAAATCGTTGTTGAACTGGGTTCAGCCGATCTTCTGGTCGGTGTGCTCGATGCCGGCGATCGTCCTGCTGAACTCAAGGACCTTCCTTCCGTTGGCCGCTACGGCCAATTGGACATGGAACGGCTGCTCAGCCTGAAACCTGATTTGCTGCTGCTCTGGCCCGGCAGCGTCGGCCCGGCCCAGCGTGAACAACTCAAGCGCTTGAACATCCCGACCTACGTCGCCGATCCGCACAACCTTGAACAACTGACCGCGCAAATCGAGGCGATCGCCCTGCAGCTCGGCCGTCCCGAGCGTGGCGTTTCATTGGCCAGCGATCTGCGTCAGCGCCTCGATGCACTGCGCCAGCGCTATCGACGGGACGAACCGTTACGAGTGTTTTATCAGGTCTGGGATCGTCCGCTGTACACCGTCGGCGGCGGGCAGATCATCAGTGATGCGCTGGAAGTGTGCGGTGCGCGCAATGTGTTTGCCGACCTGACATTGCCCGCGCCGCAGGTCAGTGTGGAGGCGGTGTTGCAGCGTAATCCCGAGGTGATCCTGGCCAGCGATCAGGCGCAGCTGGAGGCGTGGAAGGCCTGGCCGCAGGTGGCGGCGGTGGCGCAGGATCAATTGCGGTTGGTGCTGGACAAGGGCCTGGAACGGCCGAGTGGGCAGATGATCGAAGCGACTGCGAAGCTTTGCCACATCATCGCGCCGGACCGCTGA
- the ribA gene encoding GTP cyclohydrolase II gives MPVVFVAASKLPTPFAQFTMHGFLDEENGREHVVLSLGEFDDGAPVLGRLHSECLTGDALFSQRCDCGSQLEAALQAIAREGRGVLLYLRQEGRGIGLLNKIRAYELQDGGADTVEANERLGFAADQRDYAMCLPMLEHLGVKSLRLMTNNPRKVKALTDMGIVVAERVPLHTGHNPHNKLYLATKASKLDHMMGNEHQGEVDRA, from the coding sequence GTGCCTGTCGTTTTTGTCGCCGCTTCCAAGCTGCCAACGCCTTTTGCGCAATTCACCATGCACGGCTTTCTCGATGAAGAGAACGGGCGTGAGCACGTCGTGCTGAGCCTCGGTGAGTTCGACGACGGTGCCCCGGTACTCGGCCGCTTGCACTCCGAATGTCTGACGGGCGATGCCTTGTTCAGCCAGCGCTGTGACTGCGGCTCGCAACTCGAGGCCGCGTTGCAGGCCATCGCCCGGGAAGGCCGTGGCGTGTTGCTGTACTTGCGTCAGGAAGGCCGTGGCATTGGCCTGCTGAACAAGATCCGCGCCTATGAATTGCAGGACGGCGGTGCCGACACCGTTGAAGCCAACGAGCGTCTGGGCTTCGCCGCGGACCAGCGCGACTACGCCATGTGCCTGCCAATGCTCGAGCATCTGGGGGTGAAATCCCTGCGTCTGATGACCAACAACCCACGCAAGGTCAAAGCGTTGACCGACATGGGCATTGTGGTTGCCGAGCGCGTTCCGCTGCACACCGGCCACAATCCGCACAACAAACTCTACCTGGCCACCAAGGCCAGCAAGCTTGACCACATGATGGGCAACGAGCACCAGGGCGAGGTAGACCGGGCGTGA